CGGTGGTCGAACAGATGGAAATATTCATCCCGGCGGCGCGGCAACGGGGCGAAGCGTTGGATCATGTGCTCATTTTCGGTCCGCCGGGGCTTGGAAAAACCACACTCGCCAATATCATTGCCCACGAGATGGGCGTGGGTCTCAAACAAACATCGGGGCCGGTGCTTGAGCGTCCGGGTGACTTGGCGGCGCTACTGACCAATCTCGAACCGAATGATGTGTTGTTCATCGATGAGATTCACCGGCTTTCGGCCGTGGTGGAAGAAATTCTCTACCCGGCGATGGAAGACCATCAAATCGACATCATGATCGGCGAAGGACCTGCTGCGCGTTCGATCAAGCTCGATTTGCCGCCGTTTACCCTTGTTGGCGCCACAACTCGTGCGGGGATGCTGACCGGCCCGCTGCGAGATCGGTTCGGCATTATTCAGCGTCTGGAATTTTATTCAGTGGCGGATTTAACCCGCATTGTTAGTCGATCCGCCCAACTGATGGGCGTCTCGATTGATGCTGGCGGTGCGCAAGAAATTGCAGCTCGGGCGCGAGGCACGCCGCGAATTGCGAACCGCCTTTTGCGCCGCGTTCGCGATTTTGCTGAAGTCCGGGGCAATGGCACGGTTGATCAGCCGATGGCGAACGCGGCACTAGATTTGTTGCAGGTGGATGCGCGCGGGTTTGATCAGCAGGATCGACGTCTGCTCGAAGCCTTGATTCACAAGTTCGATGGCGGCCCGGTCGGTCTGGATAACATTGCCGCCGCCATCGGTGAGGCGCGCGATACGATTGAAGACGTGCTGGAACCGTTCCTCATTCAGCAAGGTTTTCTGGTGCGCACGGCACGAGGGCGGATGGCAACGCGCCAGACTTATGCCCACTTCGGTTTCCGTCCGCCCAGTGCGTTCGAGTCGCAGCAAGGCACATTGCTGCCTGAGGAGGAACCGCAGTGACCACGACCGATATTTTCTATTGGCCGGTTCGCGTGTACTACGAAGACACCGACGCCGCGGGTGTGGTTTACTATGCCAATTATCTGAAGTTTTTCGAGCGCGCACGCACGGAATGGTTGCGCGCGCGCGGTTTCGAGCAAGATATGATGCGTGAAGAACACGGTGTCGTTTTCGTCGTGTCCCGGCTGCAGGTAGACTATCAGCGTCCGGCAAAATTCAACGACGCATTGCGTGTCAGTTGTGAGATGCGAAAATGCGGTGCCGCCTCGATGAGTTTCCATCAAGTGGCCGAACGAACTTCCGATCAGATACCCTTGTCACAGGCGACGGTGCAGATCGTGTGCGTCGATGCCGACAGTTTCAAACCAACCCCAATCCCTAACGCCATGCGGAGCTATTTTTTGTGAGTACAGAACCTTCGGTAATGCACCTTGTTTTGGGCGCGAGCTTACCCGTGCAACTCGTGCTTTTGATCCTGCTTTTGGCCTCTGTGGCGTCTTGGGCGTTGATTTTTCATAAGTCTTCATTATTGCGTCGCGCCCGCGCGCAGGCCAAGCGGTTCGAGGAAAGTTTCTGGAGTGGTGGCAGCCTGAACGATTTTTACGATCGAATCAGTCGCGATCCACGCCCGCGCGAAGGTCAGGAAGCCATTTTTGAAGCAGGCTTTCGCGAATTCAAGCGTCTGCGTCAGATAGAAGGCCGCAGTTCATCCGAGTTGCTTGAAGGTGTCGAGCGCGCCATGCGGGTGACTTTGCATCGACAAATCGATAAGTTCGAGGAAGGCTTGTCCGTTCTGGCAACCATCGGCTCGGTCAGTCCGTATGTCGGTCTATTCGGGACTGTTTGGGGCATCATGAGCGCGTTCATGAACCTTGGTAATGCGCAAAATGCGACGCTTGCGACGGTTGCGCCGCCGATTGCCGAGGCATTGATCGCCACCGCGATGGGCCTGTTCGCGGCCATCCCCGCTGTAGTGGCCTATAACCGTTATTCGACGCAAATCGATGAGCTGTTCGGCCGTTACGATCGATTCACCGATGAGTTCCTCGGCTTGCTCCAGCGCCAGATTGGGGGGCAGTAAGTCATGGATCGTCGTGGGCGTCGAACCCGCCGTGTGGTTGCCGAAATCAATGTCGTGCCCTACATCGACGTGATGTTGGTGTTGCTGGTGATTTTTATGGTTACAGCCCCCATGCTGCAACAAGGTGTTGAAGTGACGCCGCCAAGTGCGGCTTCCAAAGCGTTGCCGCAATCGGATGATGTGCCGATCGTGATAACGGTTGATAAAACAGGGCAGTACGCAGTCTCCGGTCAGGATGCGCCATCAGGGCAGGTTCCGCTTGACACGATTCAGGCTTACGTTCTGGCGGCGCGAAAACTCAATCCAAAGATTCCCGTGCTGGTCAAAGGTGATAAAGACGCCAGTTACCAGTTTGTTATGGGGGCGATGGTGGCCATGCAGAAGGCTGGTGTGGACAAAGTTGGGCTTGTCACCGATCAGCCGCGCAGCAATTCAAACTCGCCAAGCGGAGGCAAGTAAGCATGTTCCGCTGGTTTACACGTATGCCGTTGTCCATCCTGTTGGCGATTGCGCTTCATTTGTTGATCATCTTGTCTGTGCTGATTGCCTGGAAATTCAATGCTTTTTCAGCGGCCTCGCAGTCGTCAAGCACTTCGAATGAGCCGGTCATTCAGGCGCAATCCGTCTCGCAAGCCGCAATTGATCAGCAGGTCAATCGGCTTAAGCAGGCTGATCAACAGCGGGAAAAGTCGCTCAAGCAGCAGCAAACAGAGGCCCAGCAGGCCGCTGCCGCTCGTCGAGCGGAGCAGGCTCGTCTGCAACAGTTAGAAGCGATGCGCGAAGCCAAGCAGAAGGCGGCTGCCGCACAAGAGCAACAGTTGAAAGCCCTTCAGGATGAACAGAAAAAGGCTCAGGAATCCGTGCAGGCGCAAAAGCAGGCGCTAGCAAAGATGCAGGAAGAAGCCGCCAAGGCAGCCGCTGAAAAACAAGCGGCTCAAGCGGCTGCTGCCAAAGAACGGGCCACTGCGGCTGCGGCCAAGCAGGCAGCGGCTGAAGCAGCGGCGCAGGCGGAACAAGCTAAGAAACAAGCAGCGGCTGAAAAAGCCGCAGCCGAAAAGGCGGCCAAGGAGCAGGCGGCCAAAGAGAAAGCCGCGAAGGCCGCTGCCGACAAGGCTGCAAAAGAAAAAGCGGCCAATTTGGCTGCCCAGAAGGCGGCTCAAGCGCGCAAAGCGGCCTTGCAACAGCAGCTCCAGGATGAGTTGAGTGCAAGCCAGGCTCAGGGAATTCTGGCAGCCTACGCCGCCGCCATTCAGCAAAAGGTGACCGCTCAGTGGTTCAAGCCGCCGGGCTGGCAGCCTGACTGGACATGCGATGTTCGAATTTCGCAGGCCAAAGATGGTACGGTGCTCAATGTCAAAATATTGCAGTGCGACGGTGACCAATTGTTCCAGCGATCTGTTCAGCAGGCCGTTGAGCGCGCGTCGCCTTTGCCTCTGCCTTCGGATATGTCGTTGTTTCAATCGACGATCAATTTCAAGTTCAGGGCGAACACACAATAGAACTGTTTCGTTGTTGCTTTGACGAGTGACGATATTTTTATGAAAAATGAAAGACACAAGGTGAAGAGCATGAAAGCGCGCATTCAACGCTGGGGTTTATGGATTCTGAGCGGATTGCTGTTCCTCGCGCCGGCGGTAAGCCAGGCCGAACTGAATATTGTGATCAGTGGTGGACAGGAAAGCGGTGTTCCCATTGCCGTGGTTCCGTTTTCTACAACCACAAACACGGACTTTGCTTCGATCATTGATGCCGATCTGGCGCGTTCGGGGCAGTTTGCGCCATTAACCACAGATCAGATGCCGAGTCAGCCGTCTGCACCGGAGCAAGTCCAGTTCGATCAATGGCGTACGGGCAAGGCGCAATATCTGGTCGTCGGCAAGGTGGTTCAGCAGGGCGGTAATTATCAGGCAACTTTTTATTTGTTGAACGTTACCAACGGCCAACAAATGACCGGGCGGGTGATCTCAGCACCGGTTTCCGCCGCACGCAGCATTGCACACCGAATTGCTGACATCATCTTCAAACAAATCACCGGCGTGCGCGGTGCATTTGATACGAAGATCGCCTACGTGACCGAAACAGACGGTCCGGGCAAAAAACGGCGCTATACCTTGGAAGTGGCTGATTCGGATGGTGCCAATCCACAGACGGTTTTGAGTTCCAACTTTCCACTGATGTCGCCGACCTGGTCGCCAGATGGAAGTAAACTCGCCTATGTATCCTTCGAAGGACGTCGCTCAGGTATCTGGGTTCAGGACTTGCGCACAGGCCAGCGTTATCAACTAACAAAATTTCCGGGCATCAATGGGGCGCCAAGTTGGTCGCCAAAGGGCAATAAGATTGCTATCACACTGTCCAAATATCACAGCCCGAATATTTATGTGGTCGATCTGGATACGCGAAATCTGACACAAGTCACCAATGATGGCTCGATCAATACGGAAGCCTGCTGGTTGCCGGACAACCAGACCTTGGTATTCACTTCGGATCGTTCCGGTTCGCCACAATTATTTGAAAAGACGGTGGGCACTTCTTCTGCTCAGCGTCTGACGTTCGGTTTGTCGTATGCGGCAGGTGGTGCAATTTCTCCTGATGGTAAAACACTGGCCCTGTTGGCGGGTGGCAATGGCGGTTTCCGTGTTGCCGTTCAGTCTTTGTCGGGGGGGGGTAGTGATTTGCGCTACATCAGTAACGGCGGTTCAGAGGAGCGGCCGAGTTTCGCGCCTAACGGATCGATGCTGATCTACGCATCACAGGTAGGCGGAAGCTCGGTGTTGAAAGTCAGCCCTGTTTCGGGTGGTGAGAGCCAGACCTTGCGCTTTGCCCGCGGCAAGGTGCGTGACCCAGCCTGGGGACCATTTCAAGGCGATGAATAGTTAAAATAGAGCAGTCGCAAGATCGAGCAAACAATAGCTTGGCCGTGCGATGCTTGCATATATAGGAAATCCCCATGAATCGTTTGAAAATAAAACGTAACGCAAAAAAAATCACTGTGTTAGCCGTATTTGGTATGGTCATGACACAGCCCACTTGGGCGCAGACACCACCCGGTTGGCTAAATTGGAGTGATAAATCAGACGCAGCGCCAGCGGCCACTACGCAAGCACCCGAAACGGATGCGCAGTCAGCAACACCGCAGCCACTTTCATCGCAGCCACTGGGTACAGGTGAAACGGGTGTAAATACGGCTTCTGGGCAGACGGTTATTATTCAAAATCTGCTGGATAGTGTGTCGCGGTTGCAAGAACAGGTCCGGGATCTTCGCGGTCAAAACGAGGTGCAGGAAAATCAGATCCAGCGGCTGCAAAAAGCGCAACAGTCCGCATTCAGTTCCTTTGATGATCGTCTGTCAAAACTTGAACAAACGGGTGGTAGTACTTTAGCGCCGTCTGCACCGGTTCCCCCAAGCGTTCCGGCAACTAAGGAACCTGCCGCTTCAGTGCCGACAGCGCCTGCGCCAGCATCCTCCGCTTCTGCAGCGCCCGCCGCATCGCCTGCGCCTGCAACCAGTCAAGATGCAGCAGCCACTGCAAAGCAGCAGGCACTGTATAACGCAGCGTTCGCTCAGTTAAAGGATGGGCAGTACGATCAGGCAATCACCGGATTTCAGGCCGCTATCGATGCTGATCCGCAGGGTCAATGGACGCCAAGCGCACTGTTCTGGCAGGGCGAGACTTATTACGTAGAGCAAAAGCGGGATAAGTCTGAAGCGGCATATCAGAAAATATTGACCCAATTCCCGAATAGCGACCGAGTGCCAGATGCTCTGCTTAAAACGGGCTACATCGCCTACGACGCAAACAAAAACAAACAAGCTCGGGATATTTTCCAGCAGGTGATCAGCAAATATCCTCAAAGTCAGGCGGCCAATCTGGCAAAACAGCGGTTAGCGCGCATGGATGCTGAAAAAAGATGATCTCAGCCTTGGACGACATCGCCATACAAGAGAAGGCTCCACTGCAGTTGCGGATTACGGAGATATTCCGCTCATTGCAGGGAGAATCTGAAAGTGCAGGCTGGCCGACAGTGTTCGTGCGGCTTACCGGGTGCCCGCTACGGTGCGTTTATTGTGATACGGCTTATGCTTTCACCGGCGGTGAGCGACTGAGTTTGTTGTCCATCCTCGACCAAGTTGCCGCATACCATACTCAGGATGTCTGCGTAACAGGTGGCGAGCCGTTGGCTCAACCAGCCTGCCTGCCTTTGTTGACGTCGCTCTGTGATGCTGGGCATTTGGTCAGCCTGGAAACAAGTGGTGCACTTTCCATCGAAGGGGTTGATCCGCGGGTACGCGTGGTGATGGATCTGAAAACGCCGAGTTCGGGTGAAGCTGAAAAGAATCGATTTGAGAATATTGATCTGCTCAAAACCAGTGACGAAATCAAATTTGTCATTGGCAGTGCAGAAGACTTCAAGTGGGCAGTCCAGCATGTGCGCCAATTTCAGATGGATAAACGATTTAATGTTCTTATATCGCCCGTATTTGGCCAGGTAACGCCGCTGGCGCTGGCTGATTGGATACTGGAAAGCGGCTTGCGTCTGCGTTTTCAGCAACAGTTGCACAAATTGATATGGGGAAATGAGCCTGGACACTGAAAACACACAACCGAAGGCGGTCGTGCTCTTATCCGGTGGACTCGACTCGGCAACCGTGGCTGCCATTGCGAAAAGTGATGGCTACCAAGTGCATGCTGTCAGTTTTGATTACGGCCAGCGTCACAAGGTAGAGTTGAAAGCCGCATATCGTGTTGCTCTTCAGTTAGGTATTCAGCATCACAAGATGATCAGTATCAACCTGAATGATGTTGGTGGTTCTGCCCTGACCGATAGCGCACTGGCTGTACCAGACTACGATGCGCAGTCCGCTGAACACATACCGATTACCTACGTGCCGGCAAGAAATCTTACTTTCCTTTCGTTAGCATTGGGCTGGGCGGAGATACTGGGGGCACGCCGCATATATATTGGTGTCAACGCAGTGGACTACTCTGGTTATCCCGATTGCCGCCCCGAATTCATCAAGCAGTTCGAAGTAACAGCCAATCTGGCTACCGCGGCCGGACTCACGGGCGAGCCCTTCAAGATCATCGCGCCGTTGCAAACACTGACCAAGGCCGAGATTATTCAATGGGGCACTCGGTTCGGTGTCGACTATGCGCAGACAATCTCCTGCTATAACCCAGATGAACAGGGAAGAGCGTGTGGGCGTTGCGATGCCTGTCATTATAGAAAACAAGGTTTTATGGACGCAGGAATTCCTGATGTCACAATTTATGCCCCTGAATGATCAAAAAGGGGCTTGCGCCCCAATTCAGGATATGTAAAATACGCACCTCTTTAACGGGTCGTTAGCTCAGTTGGTAGAGCAGTTGACTTTTAATCAATTGGTCGCAGGTTCGAGTCCCGCACGACCCACCAAATTCAGCGTTAAATTAAGGTTTGACGCGAACACTAAAAGGCGTATAGTTCGCCTCCCTGCTGCGAGGTAGTGGCGGGGCGGTTTTGAGGGGCTGTAGAGGCGGCGGCACTTAGAAAAATAAGTGTTGACTGGGTGAAGGCGTTAAGTATAATGCGCACCTCCTCGAAACGAGAGAAGACGAGACGAAAGCGAAAGGCGAGTAGTTAAGTGGCCTTAACCGGAAGGGTTAAGGGTAAAAAATCTTTAAGAATCAAGATGATTTGTGTGGGTGCTTGTGTTGTCTGGGGGTCCAGAAAACATAGGTGACCTGTCAAGACAAAATTAATGTAATGACAGGGTCAACCTCAAAGCTTTAATAAGTGAAGAGTTTGATCCTGGCTCAGATTGAACGCTGGCGGCATGCTTAACACATGCAAGTCGAACGGTAACAGGCCTTCGGGCGCTGACGAGTGGCGGACGGGTGAGTAATACATGGGAATCTGCCCTTAGGTGGGGGATAACGTTGGGAAACTAACGCTAATACCGCATAACCTCTTTGGAGCAAAGCGTGGGATCTTCGGACCACGTGCCAAAGGATGAGCCCATGTCTGATTAGCTAGTTGGTGAGGTAACGGCTCACCAAGGCGACGATCAGTAGCCGGCCTGAGAGGGTGTACGGCCACACTGGGACTGAGACGCGGCCCAGACTCCTACGGGAGGCAGCAGTGGGGAATATTGGACAATGGGGGCAACCCTGATCCAGCAATGCCGCGTGTGTGAAGAAGGCCTGCGGGTTGTAAAGCACTTTTGT
This region of Halothiobacillus neapolitanus c2 genomic DNA includes:
- the tolB gene encoding Tol-Pal system beta propeller repeat protein TolB — translated: MKARIQRWGLWILSGLLFLAPAVSQAELNIVISGGQESGVPIAVVPFSTTTNTDFASIIDADLARSGQFAPLTTDQMPSQPSAPEQVQFDQWRTGKAQYLVVGKVVQQGGNYQATFYLLNVTNGQQMTGRVISAPVSAARSIAHRIADIIFKQITGVRGAFDTKIAYVTETDGPGKKRRYTLEVADSDGANPQTVLSSNFPLMSPTWSPDGSKLAYVSFEGRRSGIWVQDLRTGQRYQLTKFPGINGAPSWSPKGNKIAITLSKYHSPNIYVVDLDTRNLTQVTNDGSINTEACWLPDNQTLVFTSDRSGSPQLFEKTVGTSSAQRLTFGLSYAAGGAISPDGKTLALLAGGNGGFRVAVQSLSGGGSDLRYISNGGSEERPSFAPNGSMLIYASQVGGSSVLKVSPVSGGESQTLRFARGKVRDPAWGPFQGDE
- the queC gene encoding 7-cyano-7-deazaguanine synthase QueC, with translation MSLDTENTQPKAVVLLSGGLDSATVAAIAKSDGYQVHAVSFDYGQRHKVELKAAYRVALQLGIQHHKMISINLNDVGGSALTDSALAVPDYDAQSAEHIPITYVPARNLTFLSLALGWAEILGARRIYIGVNAVDYSGYPDCRPEFIKQFEVTANLATAAGLTGEPFKIIAPLQTLTKAEIIQWGTRFGVDYAQTISCYNPDEQGRACGRCDACHYRKQGFMDAGIPDVTIYAPE
- the tolR gene encoding protein TolR, translating into MDRRGRRTRRVVAEINVVPYIDVMLVLLVIFMVTAPMLQQGVEVTPPSAASKALPQSDDVPIVITVDKTGQYAVSGQDAPSGQVPLDTIQAYVLAARKLNPKIPVLVKGDKDASYQFVMGAMVAMQKAGVDKVGLVTDQPRSNSNSPSGGK
- the tolA gene encoding cell envelope integrity protein TolA yields the protein MFRWFTRMPLSILLAIALHLLIILSVLIAWKFNAFSAASQSSSTSNEPVIQAQSVSQAAIDQQVNRLKQADQQREKSLKQQQTEAQQAAAARRAEQARLQQLEAMREAKQKAAAAQEQQLKALQDEQKKAQESVQAQKQALAKMQEEAAKAAAEKQAAQAAAAKERATAAAAKQAAAEAAAQAEQAKKQAAAEKAAAEKAAKEQAAKEKAAKAAADKAAKEKAANLAAQKAAQARKAALQQQLQDELSASQAQGILAAYAAAIQQKVTAQWFKPPGWQPDWTCDVRISQAKDGTVLNVKILQCDGDQLFQRSVQQAVERASPLPLPSDMSLFQSTINFKFRANTQ
- the tolQ gene encoding protein TolQ, whose protein sequence is MSTEPSVMHLVLGASLPVQLVLLILLLASVASWALIFHKSSLLRRARAQAKRFEESFWSGGSLNDFYDRISRDPRPREGQEAIFEAGFREFKRLRQIEGRSSSELLEGVERAMRVTLHRQIDKFEEGLSVLATIGSVSPYVGLFGTVWGIMSAFMNLGNAQNATLATVAPPIAEALIATAMGLFAAIPAVVAYNRYSTQIDELFGRYDRFTDEFLGLLQRQIGGQ
- the queE gene encoding 7-carboxy-7-deazaguanine synthase QueE gives rise to the protein MISALDDIAIQEKAPLQLRITEIFRSLQGESESAGWPTVFVRLTGCPLRCVYCDTAYAFTGGERLSLLSILDQVAAYHTQDVCVTGGEPLAQPACLPLLTSLCDAGHLVSLETSGALSIEGVDPRVRVVMDLKTPSSGEAEKNRFENIDLLKTSDEIKFVIGSAEDFKWAVQHVRQFQMDKRFNVLISPVFGQVTPLALADWILESGLRLRFQQQLHKLIWGNEPGH
- the ybgC gene encoding tol-pal system-associated acyl-CoA thioesterase, which produces MTTTDIFYWPVRVYYEDTDAAGVVYYANYLKFFERARTEWLRARGFEQDMMREEHGVVFVVSRLQVDYQRPAKFNDALRVSCEMRKCGAASMSFHQVAERTSDQIPLSQATVQIVCVDADSFKPTPIPNAMRSYFL
- the ybgF gene encoding tol-pal system protein YbgF, producing MNRLKIKRNAKKITVLAVFGMVMTQPTWAQTPPGWLNWSDKSDAAPAATTQAPETDAQSATPQPLSSQPLGTGETGVNTASGQTVIIQNLLDSVSRLQEQVRDLRGQNEVQENQIQRLQKAQQSAFSSFDDRLSKLEQTGGSTLAPSAPVPPSVPATKEPAASVPTAPAPASSASAAPAASPAPATSQDAAATAKQQALYNAAFAQLKDGQYDQAITGFQAAIDADPQGQWTPSALFWQGETYYVEQKRDKSEAAYQKILTQFPNSDRVPDALLKTGYIAYDANKNKQARDIFQQVISKYPQSQAANLAKQRLARMDAEKR
- the ruvB gene encoding Holliday junction branch migration DNA helicase RuvB, translated to MTDRVITAESVTEDEAIERALRPKRLVDYVGQPAVVEQMEIFIPAARQRGEALDHVLIFGPPGLGKTTLANIIAHEMGVGLKQTSGPVLERPGDLAALLTNLEPNDVLFIDEIHRLSAVVEEILYPAMEDHQIDIMIGEGPAARSIKLDLPPFTLVGATTRAGMLTGPLRDRFGIIQRLEFYSVADLTRIVSRSAQLMGVSIDAGGAQEIAARARGTPRIANRLLRRVRDFAEVRGNGTVDQPMANAALDLLQVDARGFDQQDRRLLEALIHKFDGGPVGLDNIAAAIGEARDTIEDVLEPFLIQQGFLVRTARGRMATRQTYAHFGFRPPSAFESQQGTLLPEEEPQ